The proteins below are encoded in one region of Sedimentibacter sp. zth1:
- a CDS encoding flagellar motor protein MotB: protein MARKKKLDSGSKGSWLNTYADMVTLLLTFFILLFSMSNLDKEKFMMLVEAFSNGNNVISKPDDMEPGEDLLDQGSVEETPVIEDKDLEGLDILYQMILNYVNKNNLQDDIVVDRTEDSVFIRFRNNVFFDGYSSKLKVSGQKILDIVALGIHEADYAIEEIIVAGHTAMVESDSSSIDRKLSSDRAAEVLVYLESKDMFDKAKLLSVGYGLYRPIATNETPEGRAQNRRVEILITKRGHARSFTDYIYDVLGDREDNKNNNNKNIND, encoded by the coding sequence TTGGCAAGAAAGAAAAAATTGGATTCTGGTTCTAAAGGTTCTTGGCTTAATACTTATGCTGATATGGTAACATTATTATTAACATTTTTTATACTGCTTTTTTCAATGTCTAACTTAGATAAAGAAAAGTTTATGATGTTAGTTGAAGCATTTTCTAATGGTAATAATGTTATATCCAAACCTGACGATATGGAGCCAGGAGAGGATTTATTAGATCAAGGCTCAGTTGAAGAAACACCAGTTATAGAAGACAAAGATTTGGAAGGTTTAGATATACTGTATCAAATGATTCTAAATTACGTTAATAAAAATAATTTACAAGATGATATAGTGGTTGATAGAACTGAGGATAGTGTATTTATTCGTTTTAGAAACAATGTTTTTTTTGATGGTTATAGTTCTAAGTTAAAGGTTAGTGGTCAAAAGATTTTGGATATAGTTGCTTTGGGTATACATGAAGCAGATTATGCTATTGAAGAAATAATAGTTGCTGGACATACTGCAATGGTAGAAAGCGATTCTAGTTCAATCGATAGGAAATTATCAAGTGATAGAGCAGCTGAAGTTTTAGTATATTTAGAGTCGAAGGACATGTTTGATAAAGCAAAGCTATTATCAGTTGGATATGGGTTATATAGACCTATTGCAACTAATGAAACTCCAGAGGGTAGAGCACAAAATAGAAGAGTTGAAATACTCATTACAAAGAGAGGTCACGCTAGGAGTTTCACAGATTATATATATGATGTTTTAGGTGATAGAGAAGATAATAAAAATAATAACAATAAAAATATTAATGATTAG
- a CDS encoding motility protein A yields the protein MDFTIIIGLIAAIGLVLYGITGNGDLNSFWNLSSVCITVGGTFAATFMSVPLKDFLKIPTHFRVAMRKNKVNLNGYIDVLVDLAQEARVKGLLALEEKVNQIEIDDDFLKFCVMLIIDALEATKVREQIENEINCIESRHSEVWKLYERAEVFAPAFGMIGTLIGLINMLSTMNPDDATSVTKGMATALITTFYGSCLANIFFAPLGNKLKSKHAEEMVVKELIMEGVLSIQAGENPKYLRDKLKSYLITKDRINTDDIEATNR from the coding sequence ATGGACTTTACGATAATTATAGGACTTATAGCAGCTATCGGTCTTGTATTATATGGTATTACAGGTAATGGCGACTTAAATTCATTTTGGAATTTATCAAGTGTTTGTATTACTGTAGGTGGTACATTTGCTGCAACTTTTATGTCAGTCCCATTAAAAGATTTTTTGAAAATTCCAACGCACTTTAGAGTTGCGATGAGAAAAAATAAAGTTAACTTAAATGGATATATAGATGTTTTAGTTGATTTAGCACAAGAAGCAAGGGTAAAAGGATTATTGGCGCTTGAAGAAAAAGTAAATCAAATAGAAATTGATGATGATTTCTTGAAATTTTGTGTTATGCTTATTATAGATGCATTAGAAGCTACTAAAGTTAGGGAACAAATAGAGAATGAAATAAATTGTATTGAATCTCGTCATTCGGAGGTTTGGAAACTTTATGAAAGAGCTGAAGTCTTTGCACCTGCATTTGGTATGATAGGTACTTTAATAGGACTTATTAATATGCTTTCTACAATGAATCCAGATGATGCAACTAGCGTTACTAAAGGAATGGCTACTGCACTTATAACTACTTTTTATGGATCGTGTCTTGCAAATATATTCTTTGCACCGCTTGGTAATAAGTTGAAATCTAAGCATGCAGAAGAAATGGTTGTTAAAGAACTTATTATGGAAGGTGTACTTTCAATACAAGCTGGAGAAAATCCAAAATATTTAAGAGATAAATTAAAATCTTATTTGATTACAAAAGATAGAATAAATACAGACGACATAGAAGCGACTAACAGATAA
- a CDS encoding flagellar FlbD family protein: MIVLQKLNKEEIVLNSNLIELIETIPETKIMLTTGRYYLVTQTKDEVVNRIIEYNRKIYSNLMKVSEV, from the coding sequence ATGATAGTATTGCAAAAGCTTAATAAAGAGGAAATAGTGCTAAATAGTAATTTAATTGAGCTAATAGAAACTATACCGGAAACTAAAATAATGTTAACAACTGGTAGGTACTACTTAGTAACTCAAACAAAGGATGAAGTTGTAAATCGTATAATAGAGTATAATAGAAAGATTTACAGTAATTTAATGAAAGTAAGCGAGGTATAA